One window of Deltaproteobacteria bacterium genomic DNA carries:
- a CDS encoding MmgE/PrpD family protein, producing MIGTGTLTKQIAAYLARTDYSALDADALRATKEHILYTLGTILAGSSAPGAKQALAGAKALHGDNGQSSVLVTGDKLPAAGAALVNATMGHSRELDINDDRIAYKSSVTVVPSALALAESVGTVSGKDFIAAVCLGVDLGIRLGLATNPKPVHSRAIALGPFASAAACGKILGLNAAAMHDALGIAFCRSTTAGNSTVAPSLSKRLGVGFACQSGVVAALLARAGYPASGEVLQGSAGFFQNFYQQEGDYDALLDQLGSRFEIVEVGPKPFPSCRYTHCAVTACLELLRKHKIKPDDIKEVLVQIGERDMRSVGGWTEDEKRKKHKPEGVVDAQFSIPYTVAATLLSGGLSLENFTEAQLRDRAVLDLAARVKTILTPEFDKGPMDVKPQTVGIVLHDGRVLSEKIIHPKGNPKNPVTSEELVKAFRGMATYAAKPLGAEKIDRAVEVALHLEEAPDVAVLAKLLTS from the coding sequence ATGATCGGCACCGGCACATTGACCAAACAGATCGCGGCATATCTGGCGCGCACAGACTATTCGGCGCTCGACGCCGACGCGCTGCGCGCGACCAAAGAACATATCCTCTATACCCTGGGAACCATTCTCGCCGGTTCGAGCGCGCCGGGAGCCAAGCAAGCTCTCGCCGGCGCCAAAGCGCTGCACGGCGACAACGGCCAATCCAGCGTGCTCGTCACCGGCGACAAACTGCCCGCCGCCGGCGCGGCGTTGGTCAACGCCACCATGGGGCACAGCCGCGAGCTCGACATCAACGACGACCGCATCGCTTATAAGTCGAGTGTCACAGTCGTGCCCTCAGCCCTCGCCCTCGCTGAGAGCGTCGGCACAGTTTCCGGAAAAGACTTCATCGCCGCGGTTTGCCTTGGCGTCGATCTCGGCATTCGCCTCGGCTTGGCAACCAACCCCAAGCCGGTGCATTCGCGCGCCATCGCCTTGGGGCCGTTCGCCTCGGCGGCGGCTTGCGGCAAGATTCTCGGCTTGAATGCCGCAGCCATGCACGACGCGCTCGGCATTGCCTTTTGCCGCTCCACCACTGCCGGCAATAGCACCGTGGCGCCAAGCTTGAGCAAACGGCTCGGCGTGGGCTTTGCCTGCCAAAGCGGCGTCGTCGCCGCTCTGCTCGCCCGCGCCGGTTATCCGGCGAGCGGCGAAGTGTTGCAAGGCAGCGCGGGATTTTTCCAAAACTTCTATCAGCAGGAAGGCGACTACGACGCGCTGCTCGATCAATTGGGCAGCCGCTTTGAGATCGTCGAAGTCGGCCCCAAGCCGTTTCCTTCCTGCCGCTACACCCACTGTGCCGTGACTGCCTGCCTGGAGCTGCTGCGCAAACACAAGATCAAACCGGACGACATCAAAGAGGTCCTGGTGCAGATCGGCGAGCGCGACATGCGCTCGGTGGGCGGCTGGACCGAAGATGAGAAAAGAAAAAAGCACAAGCCCGAAGGTGTCGTCGACGCCCAGTTCAGCATTCCTTACACGGTCGCCGCGACCTTACTGAGCGGCGGGTTGTCGCTGGAGAACTTTACCGAGGCGCAGCTCCGCGACCGCGCGGTTCTCGATTTGGCGGCGCGCGTGAAAACCATTTTGACCCCGGAGTTCGACAAAGGGCCGATGGACGTCAAGCCGCAAACTGTCGGGATTGTGCTGCACGACGGCCGAGTTTTGAGCGAGAAAATCATTCATCCCAAAGGCAATCCCAAGAACCCCGTGACATCGGAAGAATTGGTCAAAGCTTTTCGCGGCATGGCGACCTATGCAGCGAAACCCTTGGGCGCGGAGAAGATTGATCGGGCCGTCGAAGTTGCGCTGCATCTGGAAGAGGCGCCGGATGTGGCGGTGTTGGCGAAATTGTTGACCTCGTGA
- a CDS encoding amidohydrolase, with protein MATIDGDAHVMEGPRTWEYCDPSERKFMPVLVDPGAGADRQFWLIDGKIRGHVRHVIKPKDFQALAAASGRDMVVPPEAQHLEDVQARIRHMDEMGIDIQVMYPTIFIQQVTDKPEFEVPICKAYNRWMADVWKQGNGRLRWVCVPPLLSLQDAIDMLPWCKENGAVAVLMRPFEGDRLIQDPYFYPLYEAMTKLDLAVGMHIGNANPDITDTTRQRVGYGAGFWSMSTNTAGACHAVITSKLPELFPKLRFGFIEASAQWIPWVFKDIKRRAEGRKLPDNFFETYRLYVSCYSSTDDIEYIAQYSTENVLMTGTDYGHVDMSVEIDALRTLEKNGKVRPELAKKILDDNPARFYGIH; from the coding sequence ATGGCCACGATTGACGGCGATGCCCATGTAATGGAAGGACCGCGGACCTGGGAATATTGCGACCCGTCGGAGCGCAAGTTCATGCCGGTGCTGGTCGATCCTGGCGCGGGCGCCGACCGGCAGTTCTGGCTGATCGACGGTAAGATCCGCGGCCATGTGCGCCACGTGATCAAGCCCAAAGATTTCCAGGCGCTGGCCGCGGCCAGCGGCCGCGATATGGTCGTGCCGCCGGAGGCGCAGCATCTCGAAGACGTTCAGGCGCGCATCCGTCACATGGACGAGATGGGCATCGACATTCAGGTGATGTACCCGACGATTTTCATCCAGCAGGTGACCGACAAGCCGGAGTTCGAAGTGCCGATCTGCAAAGCCTACAACCGCTGGATGGCGGATGTTTGGAAGCAGGGCAACGGCCGGCTGCGCTGGGTTTGCGTGCCGCCGCTGCTGAGCCTGCAAGACGCCATCGACATGCTGCCCTGGTGCAAAGAGAACGGCGCGGTGGCGGTGCTGATGCGGCCCTTCGAGGGCGACCGCCTGATTCAAGACCCCTATTTCTATCCGCTCTACGAAGCGATGACCAAGCTCGATCTGGCGGTGGGCATGCATATCGGCAATGCCAACCCCGATATCACCGACACGACGCGGCAGCGGGTTGGCTACGGCGCCGGTTTTTGGAGCATGTCGACCAACACGGCCGGCGCCTGCCACGCGGTGATCACGAGCAAGCTCCCCGAACTGTTCCCCAAGCTGCGCTTCGGCTTCATCGAAGCGTCGGCGCAGTGGATTCCCTGGGTCTTCAAAGACATCAAGCGGCGCGCCGAAGGGCGCAAGCTGCCGGATAATTTTTTCGAGACCTATCGTCTCTACGTCTCCTGCTACAGCAGCACCGACGACATCGAATACATCGCCCAGTACTCGACTGAAAACGTCTTGATGACCGGCACCGACTACGGCCATGTCGACATGTCGGTGGAGATCGACGCGCTGCGCACCTTGGAGAAAAATGGCAAGGTGCGGCCAGAGCTGGCCAAGAAAATTCTCGACGACAATCCGGCGCGGTTTTACGGCATACACTGA
- a CDS encoding enoyl-CoA hydratase/isomerase family protein, whose translation MSYLNILAERKGKVAVVTLNRPEKLNAMSYELACDLDEELKVIEADDNVAVVILTGAGPRAFSAGGDIHQMIKSTPEEMAARTDLRREMNWHLATFQKPIIGAINGIAYGAGAQLTTMLDIRIGCENTEIQFLAAKYGRANSTWSLPLVVGMPKAKELLYTGRPVRAEEAEKIGLLNQVVPSAKLAETALELANLIAANDARMVQGIKKLVDDDVGMAWREMFDAEHNARKSKLKANSPREGFKAFLERKGIR comes from the coding sequence ATGAGCTATCTAAATATTCTCGCCGAACGCAAAGGCAAAGTCGCCGTCGTCACTCTCAACCGCCCCGAAAAGCTCAACGCCATGAGCTACGAGCTCGCCTGCGATCTCGACGAAGAATTAAAAGTCATCGAAGCCGACGACAACGTAGCTGTCGTAATTCTCACGGGAGCCGGCCCGCGGGCTTTTTCCGCCGGCGGCGATATTCATCAAATGATCAAGTCAACACCCGAAGAGATGGCCGCGCGCACGGACCTGCGCCGCGAGATGAACTGGCACCTGGCGACGTTTCAAAAGCCGATCATCGGCGCCATCAACGGCATCGCCTACGGCGCCGGCGCGCAATTAACCACCATGCTCGACATCCGCATCGGCTGCGAGAACACCGAGATCCAATTTCTTGCCGCAAAATATGGCCGCGCCAACTCGACCTGGTCCCTGCCGCTGGTGGTCGGCATGCCGAAAGCTAAAGAATTGCTTTACACCGGCCGCCCCGTGCGCGCCGAAGAAGCGGAGAAGATAGGCTTGCTAAATCAAGTCGTGCCGTCGGCAAAGCTCGCGGAGACCGCCTTGGAGTTGGCCAATCTGATCGCCGCCAACGACGCGCGCATGGTTCAAGGCATCAAAAAACTCGTCGACGACGACGTCGGCATGGCTTGGCGTGAGATGTTCGATGCCGAACACAACGCGCGCAAGAGCAAGTTGAAGGCAAATTCGCCGCGCGAAGGATTTAAAGCTTTTCTTGAACGGAAAGGAATTCGGTAA
- a CDS encoding CoA transferase: MENPLEDRNRSLMADYIKEHYDFPLTKKSEHKPLQGVRVIDAGNMVAAPFATVLLADFGAEVIKIEHPKYGDGQRKLEPIMNGIPLWWKSVARNKRCITLDLGKPEGAAIFKELVKGQDVVVENYRPGTFEKWGIGYDALRAIVPKIIFLRISGFGQTGPYKNRAGFGRVAEAMSGLTNLIGEPDGPPMSPGYPLGDLIAGIFGSLSVMMALYHRDARGGEGQVIDLALYEAVFRFLDFDPIQYDQMKTVHMRTGNRVAYVAPSSMFKTKDGKYLTLAASTQNVWERLAEAIGRKDLITNPKFIDNPARVENSIECNGLVGAWIEQKTRDEVIEHFDKFGVAYSAVFDMEDAFRDLQYRAREAMVRVPDPDLGEAIVQNVVPKMSGTPGSVDFLGRKLGEDNEAIYCGELGMSKEKLKDLTQAGIV; the protein is encoded by the coding sequence ATGGAGAACCCACTGGAAGATAGGAATCGATCCCTGATGGCCGACTACATTAAAGAACACTACGACTTTCCGCTAACCAAAAAGAGCGAACATAAGCCGCTCCAGGGTGTGCGTGTGATCGACGCCGGCAACATGGTGGCAGCGCCGTTTGCAACCGTCCTGTTGGCCGATTTCGGCGCCGAGGTGATTAAGATCGAGCACCCTAAATATGGCGACGGCCAGCGCAAGCTCGAGCCGATTATGAACGGCATCCCCCTGTGGTGGAAATCGGTGGCGCGCAACAAACGCTGTATTACGCTCGATTTGGGCAAGCCCGAAGGGGCGGCGATCTTCAAAGAGCTGGTCAAAGGGCAGGACGTCGTTGTTGAGAATTACCGCCCGGGTACTTTTGAGAAATGGGGCATTGGCTACGACGCACTGCGAGCCATTGTCCCGAAAATAATCTTCCTGCGCATCTCCGGCTTCGGCCAAACTGGGCCCTATAAGAACCGCGCCGGCTTCGGCCGGGTTGCTGAAGCGATGAGCGGCTTGACTAATCTAATCGGCGAGCCCGACGGTCCGCCGATGTCGCCGGGCTATCCCTTGGGCGACTTGATCGCCGGCATTTTCGGTTCCCTCTCGGTGATGATGGCGCTTTATCACCGCGACGCCCGCGGCGGCGAAGGGCAGGTGATCGACCTGGCGCTTTACGAAGCGGTGTTTCGTTTCTTGGACTTCGACCCGATCCAATACGATCAGATGAAAACCGTCCACATGCGCACCGGCAACCGGGTCGCCTACGTCGCGCCCAGCTCCATGTTCAAAACCAAGGACGGCAAATACCTCACGCTGGCGGCGAGCACCCAGAACGTCTGGGAGCGGCTGGCGGAAGCGATCGGCCGCAAAGACTTGATCACCAACCCGAAATTCATCGACAACCCCGCGCGCGTGGAAAATTCCATCGAGTGCAACGGTCTGGTCGGCGCCTGGATCGAACAGAAAACCCGCGACGAAGTAATCGAACACTTCGACAAGTTCGGCGTCGCCTACTCGGCCGTTTTCGACATGGAAGACGCCTTCCGTGATCTCCAATACCGCGCCCGCGAAGCGATGGTGCGCGTGCCCGACCCCGATCTCGGTGAAGCGATCGTGCAAAACGTCGTGCCGAAAATGTCCGGCACCCCGGGTTCGGTGGATTTCCTCGGGCGGAAGCTCGGTGAAGATAATGAGGCGATTTACTGCGGTGAGTTGGGGATGTCGAAAGAAAAGCTGAAAGATCTCACGCAAGCAGGCATCGTTTAG
- a CDS encoding phosphate/phosphite/phosphonate ABC transporter substrate-binding protein, with product MSPLRLMLKCLRRACLGVGLAVVLASSLWTGQATSSPDSRRLVLGMVSEINQSEIKEHFAEFVAHVAKRLYPEAGNSRGRVTVAPTPFGLAKLLEQRRVDFYLESVYPTYTINYVHNVGKTVLRRHKSGQAEYQSLIFAHRNGPIKRLDDLRGKTIVFEDSGSTSGYLLPKLFLQKQGFKLVEKRGYDPNGAPAVVGYVFAYAQDKLVDLVRRGEAQAGAFSDDDYAGLSDAVKAELVVLAQTERLPRHLVSVRADLDVKLANRIEEILLGMADEDAGRRILARIDRTTKFDRLPGGEAALKRRLLDTFFTPGPK from the coding sequence ATGAGCCCATTGCGGTTGATGTTGAAATGTCTCCGTCGCGCCTGCCTAGGCGTTGGGTTGGCCGTCGTTTTGGCCAGCTCGCTTTGGACGGGGCAAGCCACGAGCTCGCCTGATTCGCGCCGGCTGGTGCTTGGGATGGTCTCGGAGATCAATCAGTCGGAAATTAAGGAACACTTCGCTGAGTTCGTCGCCCACGTCGCGAAACGCCTCTATCCCGAAGCGGGAAACAGCCGTGGCAGGGTGACGGTCGCGCCGACTCCCTTTGGGCTCGCCAAACTATTGGAACAACGGCGCGTCGACTTTTATCTCGAAAGCGTCTATCCGACTTACACGATCAATTATGTGCACAACGTCGGCAAGACCGTTCTGCGCCGGCACAAAAGCGGCCAAGCGGAATATCAGAGCTTGATCTTCGCGCATCGCAATGGGCCGATCAAAAGACTTGACGACCTGCGTGGCAAGACCATTGTTTTTGAAGACTCCGGTTCCACCTCGGGCTATTTGTTGCCGAAACTGTTTTTGCAAAAGCAGGGTTTCAAGCTCGTGGAAAAACGCGGTTACGATCCGAACGGCGCGCCTGCAGTGGTCGGCTATGTCTTCGCTTATGCCCAAGACAAACTGGTCGACCTGGTGCGCCGTGGAGAAGCGCAGGCTGGTGCTTTCAGCGACGATGACTACGCCGGCTTGAGCGACGCGGTGAAGGCAGAGCTCGTCGTGCTGGCGCAGACCGAAAGGCTGCCGCGCCATCTGGTGTCGGTGCGCGCCGATCTCGATGTGAAACTAGCAAACCGTATCGAAGAGATACTCCTCGGCATGGCCGACGAAGATGCTGGCCGGCGCATCCTCGCCAGAATCGACCGCACCACCAAGTTTGATCGCCTGCCTGGCGGTGAAGCGGCGCTCAAACGACGTTTGCTGGACACCTTTTTCACGCCCGGCCCCAAGTAG
- a CDS encoding ABC transporter substrate-binding protein, with amino-acid sequence MHKPFALSLLLFLFVAALPPSFAADKLRIGYGAPSVAMSVLWITKEGKLFEKNGLDVEVLYLESALVQRALIAGNIAFGQMTGSLMSAPKLQGADVVMVAGFLNKLLYRLITRPEIGSAADLKNKRVGVSRFGAGADRATRLLLARLGLNPEKDLTLIQVGGAPTRIAALIANTIDATIVEPPDHKRAQDSGMRLLANMEEMNIPFQHTGLVTTRAQLAKSPDIARRVVKSLVEGIHLAHTHTEISKQAFRRYIRLQQDREQEEAVQVLRSFLPRKPYPSIEGFKAVFAELADQIPAAKTADPKDFIDTRFLEELDRSGYIDGLYR; translated from the coding sequence ATGCATAAACCATTCGCGCTGTCCCTCCTATTGTTCCTGTTCGTCGCGGCTCTGCCGCCAAGCTTCGCCGCCGACAAACTGCGCATCGGCTACGGCGCGCCGTCGGTGGCCATGTCGGTGTTGTGGATCACCAAGGAAGGCAAGCTCTTCGAGAAAAACGGCCTCGACGTCGAGGTGCTCTATCTCGAAAGCGCGCTGGTGCAGCGCGCCCTGATCGCCGGCAACATCGCCTTCGGCCAGATGACCGGGTCATTGATGTCTGCGCCCAAGCTGCAAGGCGCCGATGTGGTGATGGTTGCGGGCTTTCTCAACAAGCTCTTGTATCGTCTGATTACCCGGCCCGAGATCGGCTCGGCAGCCGATCTCAAAAACAAACGAGTCGGCGTGTCGCGCTTCGGCGCCGGCGCCGATCGCGCGACCCGCTTACTACTAGCAAGGCTCGGCTTGAATCCGGAAAAGGACCTCACGCTGATCCAAGTCGGCGGCGCGCCGACGCGCATAGCGGCCTTAATCGCCAACACCATCGACGCCACCATCGTCGAACCGCCGGACCACAAAAGAGCCCAAGACTCTGGCATGCGTTTGCTCGCCAACATGGAAGAGATGAACATCCCCTTCCAGCACACCGGCCTGGTAACGACCCGTGCCCAGTTAGCCAAATCGCCGGATATCGCGCGCAGAGTCGTAAAATCGCTGGTCGAAGGAATTCATCTTGCCCACACCCATACCGAGATTTCCAAGCAGGCGTTTCGCCGCTACATCCGCCTGCAACAGGATCGCGAACAAGAAGAAGCCGTGCAAGTGCTGCGCAGCTTCCTGCCGCGCAAGCCCTACCCGTCCATCGAAGGATTCAAAGCGGTGTTCGCCGAACTAGCGGATCAGATTCCCGCGGCCAAAACCGCCGACCCAAAAGATTTTATCGACACCAGATTTTTGGAAGAGCTCGACCGCAGCGGTTACATCGACGGGTTGTACCGTTAG
- a CDS encoding MutL protein has product MCGSLSATVAARDGAVFLISNFFILNSLAILIDFGSTYTKVIAVDLDRAEVIGRSQAPSSVLTDVRDGLLQALCSLHERHGIFASAPRDLTILENATVLASSSAAGGLKIVVVGNVPGLTVEAANQAALGAGAKLIGSTAFKLSDAKLREVEALAPDMILLTGGTDGGDEATILHNAGMLAAAMRLAVPIVVAGNRAASAAVAALLQGRGKEVRLAENVMPRTSTVAVEGAREEIRKLFMERITHAKGLDALAGTVPVVLPTPMAVLRGVRLGADGTGVEPGWGDMLVVDVGGATTDVHSIGYGLPGGESAIVQGLAEPYAKRTVEGDLGIRFNAATIVERIGLEKLSDELRANFKLRIDSSALSSYIEQIGRKTATVPQRDWHAAADAVLARNAVALAIARHVGRRERIVAREGEAWVHYGKDLRETRTLIGIGGIFVHNPNAAYILSPREQADDRVQTLQPRNPAAYLDASYLLYAVGLLSESRPDVALPLFKRYITPIKSS; this is encoded by the coding sequence ATCTGCGGATCGCTGTCAGCGACGGTTGCTGCGCGTGATGGGGCGGTTTTTTTAATTTCTAATTTTTTTATTTTGAATTCTCTAGCCATTCTCATCGACTTCGGCAGCACCTACACCAAAGTCATCGCCGTCGACCTCGATCGCGCCGAAGTCATCGGCCGCAGCCAAGCGCCGTCATCGGTTTTGACCGACGTGCGCGACGGTTTGTTGCAGGCTCTGTGCTCTCTGCACGAACGCCATGGCATTTTTGCCAGCGCGCCGCGCGATTTGACGATCCTCGAAAATGCCACGGTGCTGGCCTCGAGCAGCGCTGCCGGCGGCTTGAAAATCGTCGTGGTCGGTAATGTTCCCGGCCTGACGGTGGAAGCGGCGAATCAAGCGGCGTTGGGCGCCGGCGCCAAGCTCATCGGTTCGACGGCGTTCAAATTGTCCGATGCGAAGCTGCGCGAAGTCGAAGCCCTCGCGCCCGATATGATTTTACTCACCGGCGGCACCGACGGTGGCGACGAGGCGACGATCTTGCACAACGCCGGCATGCTGGCGGCGGCGATGCGATTGGCCGTGCCGATCGTAGTGGCCGGCAATCGTGCCGCGTCGGCAGCCGTGGCTGCCCTGCTGCAAGGGCGCGGCAAGGAAGTGCGCCTCGCTGAAAACGTCATGCCGCGAACGAGCACAGTGGCCGTGGAAGGGGCACGCGAAGAGATTCGCAAGCTGTTCATGGAGCGCATCACCCATGCCAAGGGACTCGATGCTTTAGCGGGGACGGTTCCGGTGGTGCTGCCGACACCGATGGCGGTCTTACGCGGCGTGCGCCTGGGCGCCGACGGCACAGGCGTCGAACCCGGCTGGGGTGACATGTTGGTGGTCGACGTCGGCGGCGCGACGACCGACGTCCACTCGATTGGCTACGGTTTGCCGGGCGGCGAGAGCGCGATCGTGCAAGGATTGGCCGAGCCCTATGCCAAACGCACGGTGGAAGGCGATCTGGGCATTCGGTTCAATGCCGCGACTATTGTCGAGCGCATCGGTTTGGAGAAGTTGAGCGACGAGCTGCGGGCAAATTTTAAGCTTCGGATCGATAGCAGTGCGTTAAGCTCTTATATCGAGCAGATCGGCCGCAAGACGGCCACGGTGCCGCAGCGAGATTGGCACGCTGCTGCCGATGCGGTGCTGGCGCGCAACGCGGTTGCGCTGGCGATTGCGCGCCACGTCGGGCGGCGCGAGCGCATCGTCGCGCGCGAAGGTGAAGCGTGGGTGCACTACGGTAAAGATTTGCGTGAAACGCGCACACTCATCGGCATCGGCGGTATTTTCGTGCACAATCCCAACGCGGCGTATATCTTGTCGCCGCGCGAGCAGGCGGACGATCGGGTGCAGACCCTGCAACCGCGAAATCCTGCGGCCTATCTCGACGCATCGTACCTCCTCTATGCCGTGGGGCTGTTGTCGGAAAGCCGGCCCGATGTGGCTTTACCTTTGTTCAAGCGCTACATTACGCCGATCAAGTCTAGTTGA
- a CDS encoding ornithine cyclodeaminase family protein: MIYLSNSDIAKLITAQDCIDALDETFHALARGAAVSRPRTDVWVPCGRDDGYYRWGSMEGPIEPWGVFCTRMKSDIITWTPQGTDELHCVEPGTFSGFLMLFSTRNGEPLAMMNDGILHHLRVAAGAALGVRYLAREDASVIGLLGSGGMAHAYLPAFCAVRNIKKVKVYSPTKEHREAFAAAMTRELGIPVEPYDSAEPVVRGSDIVTTCTDSNKLVVTDTGWIEKGMHLANCSSKEFSWDIVKLCDIVIQVGTETFGAKGGMAESERQHGWASWVVGTPEQQARTPKRSVSNLDFVNYPDLCDLLNDPSKRRASREQITFFHNLGLLGFQFAAVAAKAYEKAKEKGVGLKMSTDPFLQDIRD, from the coding sequence ATGATCTACCTCAGCAACTCTGACATCGCCAAGCTCATCACCGCGCAAGACTGCATCGACGCACTCGACGAAACGTTCCACGCCCTGGCGCGCGGCGCTGCGGTTTCGCGGCCGCGGACCGATGTCTGGGTGCCCTGCGGCCGCGACGACGGCTACTACCGCTGGGGCAGCATGGAGGGCCCCATCGAGCCCTGGGGTGTTTTCTGCACCCGCATGAAGTCCGACATCATCACCTGGACGCCACAGGGAACCGACGAATTGCACTGCGTTGAGCCGGGCACGTTTAGTGGGTTTTTGATGCTCTTCAGCACGCGCAACGGTGAGCCGTTAGCGATGATGAACGACGGCATCTTACATCACCTGCGCGTCGCTGCCGGAGCGGCGTTGGGCGTGCGCTACTTGGCCCGCGAAGATGCCAGTGTCATTGGCCTGCTCGGCTCTGGCGGCATGGCCCACGCTTACCTGCCGGCGTTCTGCGCGGTGCGAAATATCAAGAAAGTCAAAGTCTACAGTCCGACGAAAGAACATCGAGAGGCATTCGCAGCCGCAATGACGCGGGAACTGGGCATTCCCGTCGAGCCCTATGACAGCGCCGAACCGGTGGTGCGCGGCTCCGACATTGTCACCACTTGCACCGACTCCAACAAACTCGTGGTCACCGACACTGGCTGGATCGAAAAAGGCATGCACCTGGCCAATTGCAGCTCAAAAGAATTTAGCTGGGACATCGTCAAACTTTGCGACATCGTCATTCAGGTCGGCACCGAAACTTTCGGGGCCAAGGGCGGCATGGCGGAGTCCGAGCGGCAGCACGGCTGGGCGTCGTGGGTGGTCGGCACTCCCGAGCAGCAAGCGCGCACCCCGAAGCGGTCGGTGAGCAATCTCGACTTCGTGAACTACCCAGACCTGTGCGATCTGCTGAACGACCCCTCGAAGCGGCGCGCATCACGGGAGCAAATTACCTTCTTTCACAATCTGGGATTGCTCGGTTTTCAGTTCGCCGCCGTCGCCGCGAAAGCCTACGAGAAAGCCAAGGAGAAAGGCGTGGGATTAAAAATGTCGACCGATCCGTTCCTGCAGGACATTCGCGACTGA
- a CDS encoding ABC transporter substrate-binding protein translates to MLMSRTKLIALTIAAGFLIGTAAAMAQQKPKLRPLHIALANNSVSMTAIYVAKHLGIFEHYGYDARVLVLEPRAGIAALLAGELDFYTAIGSTARAALRGVPVRVGLVALNRSDFMLVANKEIQSIEQIKGKFVGGYTPQGTVNVILAEMLRRKGLRNEDYKIINSGTARAAALMSGNVPVALVNSVETVKLVKQGFHVLARAADELEMPQSGLGMGIASIQSKREFLRPGVQAVLDAIRVVVNQKDKTTGVLMKQLSLTQDEANFVYDAIKPGWALDGRPTPGSLKLDAELSARDMGLKELPRPEQTYDFSLLDEIGRK, encoded by the coding sequence ATGCTCATGTCACGGACGAAACTCATAGCTCTCACCATCGCCGCTGGCTTTCTCATCGGGACCGCTGCGGCGATGGCACAGCAGAAGCCCAAGCTTCGGCCGCTTCACATCGCGCTGGCGAACAATTCGGTCAGCATGACGGCGATCTATGTCGCCAAGCATCTCGGCATCTTCGAACACTATGGCTACGACGCCCGCGTGCTCGTGCTCGAACCGCGCGCCGGCATCGCGGCGCTTTTGGCGGGCGAGTTGGATTTTTACACTGCCATCGGCTCGACGGCGCGGGCGGCGCTGCGCGGCGTGCCGGTGCGGGTCGGCTTGGTGGCGCTCAACCGTTCGGATTTCATGCTGGTGGCCAACAAAGAGATTCAATCCATTGAACAGATCAAAGGCAAATTCGTCGGCGGCTACACGCCCCAGGGCACGGTGAACGTGATTCTCGCCGAGATGCTGCGGCGCAAGGGGCTGCGCAACGAAGATTACAAAATCATCAACTCGGGCACCGCGCGCGCGGCGGCGCTGATGAGCGGCAACGTGCCGGTGGCGCTGGTCAATAGCGTGGAAACGGTCAAACTGGTGAAGCAGGGCTTTCATGTTTTGGCGCGCGCCGCCGACGAATTGGAAATGCCGCAGAGCGGCCTGGGCATGGGCATCGCCTCGATCCAAAGTAAGCGCGAGTTCTTGCGTCCCGGCGTGCAAGCCGTGCTCGACGCGATTCGCGTGGTCGTCAATCAAAAAGACAAGACGACAGGTGTGCTGATGAAGCAATTGTCTTTGACGCAAGACGAGGCTAACTTCGTCTACGACGCGATCAAGCCGGGCTGGGCATTGGACGGCCGGCCGACGCCGGGTTCGCTGAAACTCGACGCCGAGTTGTCGGCCCGCGACATGGGTTTGAAGGAATTGCCGCGGCCGGAGCAGACCTACGATTTTTCGCTGTTGGATGAAATCGGCAGGAAATAA